In Pongo abelii isolate AG06213 chromosome 22, NHGRI_mPonAbe1-v2.0_pri, whole genome shotgun sequence, the following are encoded in one genomic region:
- the LOC129052342 gene encoding uncharacterized protein encoded by LINC01547, translated as MGWDCRRTTVDNPSPIRKCVNQEWPEGSSPGLTGGNTGLMRDLGPAHQDRSSTCEDLAGQETTAITNPSPSLAADLAGDTLPGCLGAAAHQGPLLDRSSESTLSPQVLELERYHERGCCRGCASFSPFPALRCPREQLGAHSSRWAIRGRSKINPPPWAPACLPGGLPACLPAPKSSTDSAGSCFKGGREFSDPLDIPGAGAMG; from the exons ATGGGGTGGGACTGCAGAAGGACCACAGTAGACAATCCCTCACCAATAAGGAAGTGTGTTAATCAG GAATGGCCAGAAGGCTCCTCTCCAGGCCTCACAGGGGGAAACACTGGTCTAATGAGAGACCTGGGTCCTGCCCATCAGGACCGAAGCAGCACGTGCGAGGACCTTGCGGGCCAAGAGACAACAGCGATTAcaaaccccagccccagccttgcAGCTGACCTTGCAGGTGACACCCTGCCTGGGTGTCTCGGTGCAGCTGCACATCAGGGGCCTCTGCTGGACAGGAGCTCTGAGTCCACACTCAGCCCCCAGGTGCTGGAGCTG GAGCGCTACCACGAGAGGGGATGCTGCCGTGGCTGCGCCAGCTTCAGCCCTTTCCCTGCACTGAGATGTCCCAGGGAGCAGCTGGGTGCTCACAGTTCCCGTTGGGCCATCAGAGGAAGATCAAAGATCAACCCTCCCCCATGggctcctgcctgcctgccaggTGGGCTTCCTGCCTGTCTCCCAGCCCCCAAGAGCTCCACGGACTCTGCCGGTAGCTGCTTTAAAGGAGGGAGGGAGTTTTCCGATCCTCTGGACATCCCTGGGGCTGGAGCTATGGGCTGA